Proteins from one Rosa chinensis cultivar Old Blush chromosome 7, RchiOBHm-V2, whole genome shotgun sequence genomic window:
- the LOC112179904 gene encoding vacuolar protein sorting-associated protein 26C isoform X1: MSIELKLSRINRVYRPSELVEGKIIVKSVSSISHYGIRIAVDGSVNLQVRGGTAGVIETLVGAAKPISILRNKIVELRPAGKIASGITEIPFSMHIRQPREDNLEKFYETFHGGNINIQVHLSALESTHVQ; the protein is encoded by the exons ATGTCGATTGAGCTCAAGCTTTCCCGGATTAATCGAGTTTATCGTCCTTCT GAACTGGTTGAGGGCAAGATCATAGTGAAGTCTGTGTCTTCAATCTCGCACTATGGAATTCGCATCGCGGTTGATGGATCTGTCAACTTGCAG GTTCGGGGAGGGACGGCCGGAGTTATAGAGACTTTGGTTGGTGCTGCCAAGCCTATTTCGATTCT CAGGAACAAAATTGTTGAGCTTAGACCTGCTGGAAAGATTGCTTCAGGCATAACCGAG ATACCGTTTTCTATGCATATTAGGCAACCAAGAGAAGATAACCTCGAAAAGTTCTATGAGACATTCCATGGAGGAAATATTAACATTCAGGTGCATCTTTCTGCCTTGGAAAGTACACATGTTCAGTAG
- the LOC112179904 gene encoding vacuolar protein sorting-associated protein 26C isoform X2: protein MSIELKLSRINRVYRPSELVEGKIIVKSVSSISHYGIRIAVDGSVNLQVRGGTAGVIETLVGAAKPISILNKIVELRPAGKIASGITEIPFSMHIRQPREDNLEKFYETFHGGNINIQVHLSALESTHVQ, encoded by the exons ATGTCGATTGAGCTCAAGCTTTCCCGGATTAATCGAGTTTATCGTCCTTCT GAACTGGTTGAGGGCAAGATCATAGTGAAGTCTGTGTCTTCAATCTCGCACTATGGAATTCGCATCGCGGTTGATGGATCTGTCAACTTGCAG GTTCGGGGAGGGACGGCCGGAGTTATAGAGACTTTGGTTGGTGCTGCCAAGCCTATTTCGATTCT GAACAAAATTGTTGAGCTTAGACCTGCTGGAAAGATTGCTTCAGGCATAACCGAG ATACCGTTTTCTATGCATATTAGGCAACCAAGAGAAGATAACCTCGAAAAGTTCTATGAGACATTCCATGGAGGAAATATTAACATTCAGGTGCATCTTTCTGCCTTGGAAAGTACACATGTTCAGTAG